From a single Silene latifolia isolate original U9 population chromosome 6, ASM4854445v1, whole genome shotgun sequence genomic region:
- the LOC141588217 gene encoding uncharacterized protein LOC141588217 encodes MRKPELSGRMTKWSVHLSGYNLQFKPRTTIKSQALADFVSDFSPATHVEAEKGMLRLLGDQESGIWTLYIDGASNARGAGVGLVLRSRKGDMMVQAVRCEFKATNNEAEYEALILGMQIAQGLKVRNLRVYSDSLLVVNHVNNEYVARDSKMIAYLKVAMKQKLTFRSFKITEVPREQNVEADALATLRAIFQPTEFSNIPITHVLTPAIQKELEQSQEREATLKQHVNRAEILVSDGHQQVGLDWRKPYIEWLKDGKLSEDKRKKHKVSG; translated from the coding sequence atgaggaagcctgaactatctGGAAGAATGACCAAGTGGTCAGTACACTTGAGTGGCTATAATTTACAATTCAAACCTAGGACAACAATAAAGTCCCAGGCACTAGCAGATTTTGTCTCCGATTTTAGTCCTGCTACCCATGTGGAGGCAGAAAAAGGGATGCTAAGATTACTAGGGGACCAGGAAAGCGGAATTTGGACCCTTTACATAGATGGAGCCTCTAATGCTCGGGGAGCTGGAGTAGGTCTGGTCCTCCGGTCCCGAAAAGGCGACATGATGGTACAAGCGGTCAGGTGCGAATTCAAAGCAACTAATAACGAAGCTGAGTACGAGGCACTTATATTGGGAATGCAAATTGCCCAGGGGCTCAAGGTGAGGAACCTGAGAGTGTATAGTGACTCATTGCTTGTAGTGAATCATGTGAACAATGAGTACGTGGCACGTgattcaaagatgatagcctACTTAAAGGTAGCCATGAAGCAAAAGTTGACGTTCCGGTCTTTTAAGATTACTGAGGTGCCAAGAGAGCAGAACGTGGAGGCAGATGCTCTGGCTACATTAAGAGCCATCTTCCAGCCCACAGAATTCTCCAATATACCAATTACTCATGTATTAACTCCAGCTATACAGAAGGAGTTAGAACAAAGTCAGGAAAGGGAAGCAACGCTGAAGCAACATGTAAATAGAGCAGAAATCCTAGTGTCGGATGGACACCAGCAGGTGGGTTTGGATTGGAGAAAACCTTATATAGAGTGGTTGAAAGATGGGAAACTCTCGGAAGATAAAAGAAAGAAGCACAAAGTTTCAGGATAA